The following proteins are co-located in the Brevibacillus laterosporus DSM 25 genome:
- a CDS encoding stage V sporulation protein AE, with the protein MNQARRRVIIITDGDHIAQKVIEEVARQIGGRCISLSAGNPTPLSGEQMVALIKQTPYDPVLVMFDDNGNYGFGRGERAICFVAKHPDIEVLGAVAVASNTKWVAGTKVKYSVTKQGIVVEDAVDKDGVVHKELQHRIYGDTVDILNACDIAHIIGIGDIGKMDGRDHINKGCPITRRAVEWIMERSGFGVGG; encoded by the coding sequence ATGAATCAGGCTCGACGCCGCGTTATCATAATCACAGACGGCGACCACATCGCACAGAAAGTAATTGAAGAAGTAGCTAGACAAATTGGAGGAAGATGTATTTCATTATCCGCAGGAAATCCAACTCCGCTGTCAGGGGAGCAAATGGTAGCACTTATTAAACAAACGCCTTATGATCCGGTTCTAGTTATGTTTGATGACAATGGAAACTATGGTTTTGGACGAGGGGAAAGGGCGATTTGTTTTGTGGCAAAACATCCAGACATTGAAGTTCTAGGGGCAGTAGCAGTTGCGTCTAACACCAAATGGGTAGCGGGTACCAAAGTAAAATATTCAGTTACAAAGCAAGGAATAGTGGTGGAGGACGCGGTCGATAAGGATGGAGTCGTCCACAAGGAACTTCAGCATCGAATCTACGGTGATACGGTTGATATTCTAAACGCATGTGATATTGCCCACATTATTGGTATTGGTGACATCGGAAAAATGGACGGGCGGGACCACATCAATAAAGGCTGTCCGATTACTAGGAGAGCAGTAGAATGGATTATGGAAAGGAGTGGATTTGGTGTCGGAGGATAA
- the spoVAE gene encoding stage V sporulation protein AE yields MEYLIAFIIGGLICVVGQIMLDVAKITPAHVMVTLVVTGVVLDFIGIYDGFIKFAGAGATVPIISFGHSLYHGALQELNQNGAIGVASGMFEVPAAGITAAIAFSFLASLVFKPKG; encoded by the coding sequence GTGGAATACCTTATTGCCTTTATCATAGGCGGTTTAATTTGTGTGGTCGGGCAGATTATGTTAGATGTAGCTAAAATTACACCTGCCCATGTCATGGTTACGTTAGTAGTAACAGGTGTGGTGCTTGATTTTATTGGAATCTATGATGGTTTTATCAAATTTGCTGGTGCTGGTGCTACTGTGCCAATCATTAGTTTCGGCCATTCACTGTACCATGGTGCCTTACAGGAATTAAATCAAAACGGTGCAATTGGTGTAGCAAGTGGAATGTTTGAGGTGCCAGCGGCTGGTATTACTGCTGCAATTGCTTTTAGTTTCCTTGCTTCCCTAGTGTTCAAACCAAAAGGGTAG
- the spoVAD gene encoding stage V sporulation protein AD, giving the protein MSTATKSKNRVSQQTWKFTEDVRIQGSAVVVGPKEAEGPLKDLFDRTYDDMYAGQDSWEKAEKKLMEDAITLAIKKANLKKNQIDQIIAGDLLNQNITVSFTAEKMQFPTLGMYGACSSSMLTLSTASALVNAGYSNYIVAACSSHNATAERQFRYPTEYGGQKPPHSQCTVTGAGAAIVGRGGNGPRITYSTVGKVIDMGITDPFAMGAAMAPAAVSTIATHFIDTGRSPSDYDLIVTGDLGTVGYAICKDMLAKEGYNVEGVYNDCGLMIYSPDQEVFAGASGCASSASVTYSYIMNQLQSGKLKKVLVCATGALLSPISTQQGNSIPCIAHAVAFEGGK; this is encoded by the coding sequence GTGAGTACGGCAACGAAAAGTAAAAATAGAGTAAGTCAGCAAACGTGGAAATTTACAGAGGATGTACGGATTCAGGGAAGTGCGGTGGTTGTAGGACCAAAGGAAGCTGAAGGTCCATTGAAAGATCTATTTGATAGAACATATGACGATATGTACGCTGGTCAGGATTCCTGGGAAAAAGCTGAAAAAAAGCTAATGGAGGATGCCATTACACTTGCAATTAAGAAAGCTAATCTGAAAAAAAATCAAATCGATCAAATTATCGCAGGAGATTTACTTAATCAAAATATCACGGTCAGCTTTACCGCAGAAAAAATGCAATTTCCTACACTTGGTATGTACGGAGCATGTTCTTCCTCTATGCTGACGCTCTCTACCGCTTCTGCCCTTGTAAATGCGGGGTATTCTAATTATATCGTAGCTGCATGCAGCAGTCATAACGCAACAGCTGAAAGGCAATTTCGCTACCCGACTGAGTATGGTGGACAAAAGCCTCCGCATTCACAGTGTACAGTTACAGGAGCAGGCGCAGCAATTGTAGGCAGAGGAGGCAATGGACCTCGGATAACGTATTCTACAGTTGGTAAAGTAATTGATATGGGGATTACAGACCCTTTTGCGATGGGAGCAGCGATGGCACCTGCCGCTGTTTCTACGATCGCTACTCATTTTATTGATACGGGCCGAAGTCCTTCAGACTATGATCTCATTGTCACGGGAGATTTGGGGACGGTGGGCTATGCTATTTGTAAAGATATGCTAGCAAAAGAAGGCTATAACGTTGAAGGTGTGTACAATGACTGTGGTCTTATGATTTATTCACCCGATCAGGAAGTATTTGCAGGGGCAAGTGGATGTGCTTCAAGTGCCAGCGTAACGTACAGCTATATTATGAATCAGCTTCAATCTGGCAAATTAAAAAAGGTGCTTGTGTGTGCAACTGGAGCTTTGCTTAGTCCCATTAGTACACAACAAGGAAATTCAATCCCGTGTATTGCTCATGCAGTTGCATTTGAAGGAGGAAAATAA